Proteins co-encoded in one Sporosarcina sp. FSL K6-1522 genomic window:
- the raiA gene encoding ribosome-associated translation inhibitor RaiA, with protein MLNFNIRGENIEVTPAIREHVEKKVQKLERYFTEETIETATANVNMKVYNDKQTKVEVTIPMKNLTLRAEERHNDLYAAIDLIVDKLERQIRKYKTKVNRKFREREGVAAFFASVNKSEDKSVEVLEEDHEFPIVRTKQFDLKPMDQEEAILQMNMLGHNFFIFTDAESDGTHIVYKRKDGKYGLIETN; from the coding sequence ATGTTAAACTTCAACATCCGCGGTGAAAATATTGAGGTGACTCCGGCGATCCGTGAACACGTCGAGAAGAAAGTCCAAAAACTCGAAAGGTATTTCACAGAAGAAACAATCGAAACAGCAACAGCAAATGTGAATATGAAAGTGTATAACGACAAGCAGACAAAAGTGGAAGTAACTATTCCGATGAAAAATTTGACACTTCGAGCAGAAGAACGTCATAACGATCTATACGCAGCAATCGACTTAATTGTCGACAAACTCGAACGTCAAATTCGTAAATACAAAACAAAAGTGAATCGTAAATTCCGTGAACGTGAAGGCGTTGCAGCATTCTTTGCGTCAGTTAATAAAAGCGAAGATAAATCTGTAGAAGTTTTAGAGGAAGATCATGAATTCCCGATTGTTCGCACGAAACAATTTGATCTGAAACCGATGGATCAAGAGGAAGCCATCCTTCAAATGAATATGCTCGGCCATAATTTCTTCATCTTCACAGATGCAGAGTCTGACGGTACGCATATCGTATACAAACGTAAAGACGGCAAATATGGTTTGATTGAAACAAACTAA
- a CDS encoding methyl-accepting chemotaxis protein, whose translation MNIEQLKREDWLRKNRIMMIGFALAAGLGLVAQLIQRAPLAILLPVAIPFVLAITLYSLSMKIEAVSRVLPYGLLILNFSIAMGVIFFSEANLGTIGIILLILVLASIHGMMRIMAFGYVLGAIAIVTNNLLFVQPELVEESGTNLVILYLLAGLLLFLLVRQNVRVFAHVEQLVELTESKVLEEEALTARLDGCVEKITANLGQLRTSTETAAIGQNEMLAAVNEVSIGSQHQADHIGDIAKNAERTYESVQVIAEGLGQIVIQTSEAGRKAEEGTENSVKLKASIDTFSLFFTELHETFAMLSGKIDETNAFASSIKVITEQTNLLALNASIEAARAGEQGKGFAVVADEIRKLAGLTDDTLKKIDGNLVEVNRYNELAVTKLGEGLQQISVQTAVADASSLSFTALCETMTTLQQELSVFIQSFGGITADSASIQERTMAFAAIVEQSTAAVEELNATLTELTAEQQQTAQYIHETHEEAMQMRHTRS comes from the coding sequence GTGAATATTGAACAATTGAAGCGGGAAGATTGGCTTCGAAAGAATCGGATTATGATGATTGGATTTGCGCTTGCGGCTGGGCTTGGTTTGGTTGCCCAACTTATTCAGCGGGCACCGCTAGCCATTCTGTTGCCTGTTGCGATTCCTTTTGTGCTAGCAATTACTCTCTATAGTTTAAGCATGAAAATAGAAGCGGTATCGCGAGTACTTCCATATGGACTGTTGATATTGAATTTTAGTATTGCGATGGGTGTCATCTTTTTCTCGGAGGCGAATTTAGGAACAATCGGTATTATTCTACTTATTTTAGTACTTGCCTCTATCCATGGCATGATGCGGATAATGGCATTCGGCTACGTACTCGGTGCCATTGCCATTGTGACGAATAACCTGCTTTTTGTGCAACCTGAACTGGTTGAAGAAAGTGGAACGAATCTTGTGATTTTATATTTGCTTGCGGGGCTTCTATTATTTTTACTTGTTCGTCAAAATGTGCGGGTATTTGCACATGTGGAACAGCTTGTCGAATTGACGGAATCGAAGGTGCTGGAAGAAGAAGCACTCACAGCTCGACTGGATGGCTGTGTGGAAAAAATAACGGCGAATCTTGGTCAACTACGCACCAGTACAGAGACAGCTGCGATTGGACAGAACGAGATGCTTGCGGCTGTGAATGAAGTAAGTATAGGGAGTCAGCATCAGGCAGATCATATTGGCGATATTGCAAAAAATGCAGAGCGTACGTATGAATCGGTTCAAGTGATTGCTGAAGGATTGGGGCAAATCGTCATCCAGACAAGTGAAGCGGGACGGAAAGCTGAAGAAGGCACGGAAAATAGTGTGAAGTTAAAAGCAAGCATTGATACATTTTCTTTATTTTTCACAGAGTTACATGAAACCTTTGCAATGTTATCGGGGAAAATTGATGAAACAAATGCGTTTGCGAGTTCGATCAAGGTTATTACGGAGCAGACGAATTTATTGGCATTGAATGCTTCGATTGAAGCGGCACGGGCAGGTGAACAAGGCAAAGGCTTTGCTGTCGTTGCGGATGAAATTCGAAAGCTCGCTGGTCTAACAGATGATACGTTGAAGAAAATTGATGGCAATTTAGTAGAAGTGAATCGTTATAACGAACTGGCTGTGACGAAGCTCGGAGAAGGCTTGCAGCAAATAAGTGTGCAAACAGCCGTGGCGGATGCGTCTAGCTTATCCTTTACTGCGTTATGTGAAACAATGACGACATTGCAGCAGGAGTTATCGGTGTTCATCCAAAGCTTTGGGGGCATTACGGCGGATAGTGCGTCGATTCAGGAGCGCACGATGGCATTTGCGGCGATTGTTGAACAAAGTACGGCGGCTGTGGAAGAGTTGAATGCTACGCTGACCGAATTGACGGCTGAGCAACAGCAAACTGCGCAGTATATTCATGAAACGCATGAAGAAGCGATGCAAATGAGACATACAAGAAGCTGA
- the fliS gene encoding flagellar export chaperone FliS: MASNNPYAKYQNNSVNTSTPGELTLMLYNGCLKFIEQAKRGLIDGDMEEKNTSIKKAQAIISELMLTLDRSYPVAKNMLILYEFANSRLVDGNIKNDSTLFDEASAIIREFRDTWKQVIQINRQKQYANVDEI, from the coding sequence ATGGCTAGCAATAATCCATATGCAAAATACCAGAATAACTCGGTCAATACATCGACACCTGGTGAGCTAACGCTCATGTTGTACAATGGCTGTTTGAAGTTCATAGAACAAGCAAAAAGAGGATTGATAGATGGGGATATGGAAGAAAAGAATACATCTATTAAAAAAGCACAGGCTATTATTTCTGAGTTGATGCTGACACTTGATAGATCTTATCCAGTTGCTAAAAATATGCTCATTCTCTACGAATTTGCCAATAGCCGTCTTGTTGATGGTAATATCAAAAATGATAGTACCTTATTCGATGAGGCATCTGCGATTATTAGGGAATTTCGCGATACGTGGAAGCAGGTTATTCAAATTAATCGGCAAAAGCAGTATGCGAATGTGGATGAAATATGA
- the secA gene encoding preprotein translocase subunit SecA, translated as MLGVLNKMFDMNKRDLKRLDKIADKVETLASQMEQLSDEQLTAKTEEFKERYNKGETLDQLQAEAFAVVREASRRVLGMYPFRVQIIGAAALHEGNIAEMKTGEGKTLTSTLSVYLNALAGKGAHVVTVNEYLASRDAMEMGQLYEFLGLSVGLNLNHLSKEEKREAYSADITYSTNNELGFDYLRDNMVLYNEHKVQRPLFYAVIDEVDSILIDEARTPLIISGQAAKSAELYRLANQFVFGLKKEEDYSYDESTKGVVLTEAGIEKSEKAFSIDNLFDLKHVSLNHAINQSLKAHASMHIDVDYVVQEGEVVIVDSFTGRLMKGRRYSDGLHQAIEAKEGLEVQNETMTLATITFQNFFRMYEKLSGMTGTAKTEEEEFRNIYNMNVIAIPTNRPISRDDRADLIYATMAGKYKAVAEDIKERNTKGQPVLVGTVAIETSEIISKYLTKFGVKHNVLNAKNHGREAEIILEAGQKGAVTIATNMAGRGTDIKLGEGVQELGGLAVIGTERHESRRIDNQLRGRSGRQGDPGITQFYLSLEDELMRRFGSDQMKSMMTKLGMDDETPIQSKMVSRSVESAQKRVEGNNFDARKRLLQYDDVLRQQREIIYKERNDVLGSDNIREVLENMLANVAERAVALHTTEEKQSDWHLKGLEDFIGANLLPEGTLTQADMEGKTAEQLTKLIQDAVIKHYDEKEAEMTAERMREFEKVVLLRAIDSKWTDHIDAMDQLRHGIHLRAYGQTDPLREYQSEGFAMFEEMVGAIESDASKYVMKAEIRNNLEREEVAKGQAVNPKEDGEQVRKKPARRAVNIGRNDPCPCGSGKKFKNCHGNA; from the coding sequence ATGCTTGGCGTATTGAATAAAATGTTTGATATGAATAAACGAGACTTGAAGCGTCTCGACAAGATTGCGGATAAGGTTGAAACTTTGGCTTCACAAATGGAGCAACTTTCGGATGAGCAATTAACGGCAAAGACGGAAGAATTTAAGGAACGTTACAACAAGGGAGAAACGCTTGACCAATTGCAGGCTGAGGCATTTGCGGTTGTACGTGAAGCATCTCGCCGTGTACTCGGTATGTACCCATTCCGTGTACAAATCATCGGTGCGGCTGCTTTACACGAAGGCAATATCGCAGAGATGAAAACGGGTGAAGGGAAAACGTTGACGTCTACGCTATCGGTTTATTTGAACGCGCTTGCTGGTAAAGGCGCGCATGTTGTGACGGTCAACGAATACTTGGCAAGTCGTGACGCGATGGAGATGGGACAGCTGTACGAATTTCTTGGCTTGTCAGTCGGTTTGAACTTGAACCATCTGTCGAAAGAAGAAAAAAGAGAAGCATATAGTGCAGACATTACGTATAGTACAAATAACGAACTTGGTTTCGACTACTTGCGTGATAATATGGTGCTTTACAATGAACACAAAGTACAGCGCCCACTCTTTTACGCAGTTATTGACGAGGTGGACTCCATCTTAATCGATGAAGCGCGTACGCCGTTGATCATTTCGGGGCAAGCGGCGAAATCGGCGGAATTGTATCGCTTGGCGAATCAGTTTGTGTTTGGGCTGAAAAAAGAAGAAGACTATTCGTATGATGAGTCGACGAAAGGTGTCGTCTTGACGGAAGCTGGTATTGAAAAGTCGGAGAAGGCATTTAGTATCGACAACTTATTCGATTTGAAACATGTCTCGCTGAATCACGCGATTAACCAGTCGCTGAAAGCCCATGCGAGTATGCATATCGATGTCGATTATGTTGTGCAAGAAGGCGAAGTTGTCATTGTCGATTCATTCACAGGGCGTTTAATGAAAGGTCGTCGTTATAGTGATGGCTTGCACCAGGCAATTGAGGCGAAAGAAGGTCTGGAAGTCCAGAATGAAACGATGACGCTGGCAACGATTACCTTCCAGAACTTCTTCCGGATGTACGAAAAGCTTTCTGGTATGACGGGGACGGCGAAAACGGAAGAGGAAGAGTTCCGCAATATTTACAATATGAACGTCATTGCGATTCCGACGAACCGTCCGATTTCAAGGGATGACCGTGCGGATTTAATCTACGCAACGATGGCTGGTAAATATAAAGCCGTTGCAGAAGATATTAAAGAGCGCAATACGAAAGGGCAGCCTGTACTTGTCGGTACGGTAGCCATCGAAACGTCTGAGATTATTTCCAAATATTTGACGAAATTTGGCGTGAAGCATAATGTGTTGAACGCGAAAAATCATGGCCGTGAAGCCGAAATTATTTTGGAAGCCGGTCAAAAAGGCGCGGTGACCATCGCGACGAACATGGCTGGTCGTGGTACAGACATTAAACTAGGTGAAGGTGTGCAAGAGCTTGGTGGTCTTGCGGTTATCGGTACGGAACGACATGAGTCGCGCCGAATCGATAATCAGCTTCGTGGTCGTTCTGGTCGTCAAGGTGACCCGGGGATTACACAGTTCTATTTATCCCTAGAGGATGAATTGATGCGTCGTTTTGGTTCAGACCAGATGAAGTCGATGATGACGAAACTTGGGATGGACGATGAAACACCGATCCAGTCAAAAATGGTCTCCCGTTCGGTTGAATCTGCTCAGAAGCGGGTAGAGGGGAACAACTTTGATGCGCGGAAACGTCTTCTTCAATACGACGATGTCCTGCGTCAACAACGTGAAATCATTTACAAGGAACGGAACGATGTGCTCGGCTCCGACAATATTCGCGAAGTTCTTGAAAATATGCTAGCGAATGTGGCGGAAAGAGCGGTTGCGCTCCATACGACAGAAGAGAAACAATCGGATTGGCATTTGAAAGGCTTAGAAGATTTCATCGGCGCGAATTTGCTACCAGAAGGTACGCTGACACAAGCGGATATGGAAGGCAAAACGGCTGAACAATTGACGAAGCTGATTCAAGATGCTGTTATCAAGCACTATGATGAAAAAGAAGCTGAAATGACAGCGGAGCGTATGCGCGAGTTCGAGAAAGTCGTCTTGCTGCGTGCGATTGATTCAAAATGGACGGATCATATCGATGCGATGGACCAATTGCGTCACGGAATCCATTTACGTGCATACGGTCAAACTGATCCACTGCGTGAATATCAGTCGGAAGGGTTTGCGATGTTCGAAGAAATGGTGGGAGCGATTGAGTCCGATGCTTCTAAATATGTCATGAAAGCCGAAATTCGCAATAACCTTGAACGTGAGGAAGTTGCGAAAGGGCAGGCTGTCAACCCGAAAGAGGATGGCGAGCAAGTACGAAAAAAACCAGCGCGCCGGGCAGTTAATATTGGACGAAATGATCCATGTCCATGTGGTAGCGGGAAGAAATTTAAAAACTGTCACGGCAATGCATAA
- a CDS encoding PilZ domain-containing protein: MFYKRNEYFRYTFDEPLEAEFRVVIAAPEEKESKRGHCQLVNISPGGLKFATKFDIPLEHKPVRLRIEFTLYENSIEVEGSIVWKKPYSDGWMYGFDFVEDTEVEAQIVHELKQSRRTMMGAEKASKRH; this comes from the coding sequence ATGTTTTATAAAAGGAATGAATACTTTCGATATACATTTGACGAACCGCTTGAAGCTGAATTTCGAGTTGTCATTGCAGCGCCGGAAGAAAAGGAATCTAAGCGAGGGCATTGTCAGCTGGTGAATATTAGCCCGGGTGGTTTGAAATTTGCGACGAAGTTTGATATTCCGCTCGAACATAAGCCAGTCCGCTTACGCATAGAGTTTACGTTGTACGAAAACAGCATTGAGGTCGAAGGAAGTATAGTTTGGAAAAAGCCTTATAGTGATGGTTGGATGTATGGCTTTGATTTTGTTGAGGATACTGAAGTGGAAGCACAAATTGTTCATGAACTGAAGCAAAGCCGTCGCACTATGATGGGTGCTGAAAAAGCGTCGAAGAGGCATTGA